Proteins encoded together in one Exiguobacterium sp. BMC-KP window:
- the yycF gene encoding response regulator YycF codes for MTERKILVVDDELPIADILKFKLEKEGYQVAIANDGVEALEKFEEFKPDLMLLDIMLPLMDGMEVCREVRKTSKIPIIMLTAKDSEIDTVLGLELGANDYVTKPFSSRELLARVKVHLRNTSPEATPQPAGPGPLKVGELYIDTNSHTVTRKDQKIELTQREFELLHYLAKNIGQVMTREHLLQTVWGYDYFGDVRTVDVTVRRLREKVEDNPSTPVYIMTRRGVGYYLQDGENE; via the coding sequence GTGACGGAACGTAAAATTCTAGTCGTCGATGACGAGTTACCGATTGCAGATATACTCAAGTTTAAATTAGAAAAAGAAGGCTACCAGGTCGCAATTGCAAACGACGGCGTGGAGGCATTAGAAAAATTCGAAGAGTTCAAACCCGATTTGATGTTACTTGACATCATGCTTCCATTAATGGACGGGATGGAGGTCTGCCGGGAAGTCCGGAAGACGTCGAAGATTCCAATCATCATGTTGACAGCGAAGGATTCTGAGATTGATACGGTGCTTGGTCTTGAGCTTGGCGCGAACGATTACGTGACGAAGCCATTTAGCTCGCGTGAATTACTTGCCCGTGTCAAAGTCCACCTCCGTAACACGAGTCCGGAAGCGACACCACAACCTGCTGGTCCAGGTCCACTCAAGGTTGGAGAACTGTATATCGATACGAATTCGCATACAGTGACACGCAAGGATCAAAAAATCGAGCTGACGCAACGTGAGTTCGAATTGTTGCACTACCTCGCGAAAAACATCGGTCAAGTCATGACACGTGAGCATTTGCTGCAAACGGTCTGGGGCTATGACTACTTCGGTGATGTCCGGACGGTTGACGTCACGGTGCGTCGTCTCCGTGAGAAAGTCGAAGACAACCCAAGTACGCCAGTCTATATCATGACGCGTCGTGGTGTTGGCTACTATCTCCAAGACGGGGAGAATGAATAA
- the walK gene encoding cell wall metabolism sensor histidine kinase WalK has translation MLKGTNFFKSIQWKLVVIYALLILVAMQVIGVYFVRSLEKQYITNFSKSVEDRAGLVAYNVGKEFDKTGDDDASKRQLSQSLGQLLSEFSNGSTSRNDILEVQIIDQDSIIQATSDNENQSAVGQRATNSLIKKAQATSSTRTDTVLDPESEDKIRIFAVPVTSERDGVTTGMIYVRASMESIYSQMQQVTRILATGTVIALVITSILGVLLSRTITRPISDMRRQAIEMRRGNFSRKVKVYSDDEIGQLARSFNELTDELLEANATTEAERRKLTSVLENMTDGVIATDRTLRVILMNDQAKDIVGADDASVVGTNLKDLLALGDDFMIPEDGTMPPRLLDFSSEDELFLVRAFFSPVKKHSGPITGMIVVLHDVTEQEQVEQDRREFVANVSHELRTPLTTMRSYLEALAEGAYQDEELAPRFLETTQNETERMIRLVTDLLQLSKMDSKEYKMNKVRFDYIQFLNEILDRHDMTKPERIRFRRKIMKRKVYIRGDQDKLIQVADNILTNAIKYSPEGGTITVRTMLRAKRIVISIKDEGVGIPKANLQKIFERFYRVDKARARKIGGTGLGLSIAKDVVSAHGGDIWAESEWGRGTTIYFTLPYEVIEEVDAG, from the coding sequence ATGTTAAAAGGAACGAACTTCTTTAAGTCCATCCAATGGAAACTCGTCGTTATCTATGCCTTATTGATTTTAGTGGCGATGCAGGTCATTGGCGTCTATTTCGTTCGTTCCCTTGAAAAGCAGTACATTACGAACTTCTCGAAGTCGGTCGAAGACCGGGCAGGTCTTGTCGCCTATAACGTCGGGAAGGAATTCGATAAAACAGGCGATGATGACGCCTCCAAGCGGCAGTTGTCCCAATCACTAGGGCAACTGCTGTCTGAGTTTAGTAATGGCTCCACCTCAAGGAACGACATCCTCGAAGTCCAGATCATTGACCAGGACTCGATCATCCAAGCGACATCGGATAACGAGAACCAATCAGCGGTCGGACAACGAGCGACGAATTCACTGATTAAAAAAGCGCAGGCAACGAGCTCGACCCGGACGGACACCGTGCTTGATCCGGAATCAGAGGATAAGATTCGGATCTTTGCTGTACCGGTCACCTCGGAACGAGATGGTGTGACGACCGGGATGATTTACGTCCGTGCTTCGATGGAGTCGATCTATTCGCAGATGCAACAGGTCACGCGGATTCTTGCGACCGGAACGGTCATCGCTCTCGTCATCACGTCGATTCTCGGTGTCTTGCTGTCACGGACGATCACGCGTCCGATTTCCGATATGCGGCGTCAAGCAATCGAAATGCGACGCGGGAACTTCTCGCGGAAGGTTAAGGTCTATTCGGACGATGAGATCGGGCAACTTGCTCGTTCCTTCAACGAATTAACAGATGAACTACTCGAAGCGAACGCGACGACGGAAGCCGAACGACGAAAGTTGACGAGCGTCCTCGAGAACATGACGGACGGCGTCATCGCGACGGACCGGACGCTGCGCGTCATTTTAATGAACGATCAAGCGAAGGATATCGTCGGTGCAGATGATGCGAGCGTCGTCGGAACGAACTTGAAGGACTTACTGGCACTTGGTGACGATTTCATGATCCCGGAAGACGGCACGATGCCACCGCGTCTACTTGATTTCAGTAGTGAAGATGAACTGTTCCTCGTTCGGGCATTCTTCTCGCCCGTCAAGAAACACAGTGGTCCGATTACCGGTATGATCGTCGTCTTACATGACGTCACGGAACAGGAGCAAGTCGAACAAGATCGTCGCGAATTCGTCGCGAACGTCAGTCACGAGCTCCGGACACCGCTGACGACGATGCGCAGCTACCTCGAAGCCTTAGCAGAAGGAGCGTATCAAGACGAGGAACTCGCACCACGTTTCCTTGAGACGACACAAAATGAGACGGAACGGATGATTCGCCTCGTCACCGATCTCTTACAACTGTCGAAGATGGACAGTAAGGAATACAAGATGAACAAGGTCCGCTTCGATTACATTCAGTTCTTGAATGAGATTCTCGATCGCCATGACATGACGAAACCGGAACGGATTCGTTTCCGTCGTAAGATCATGAAGCGGAAAGTCTACATCCGTGGCGATCAGGATAAACTGATCCAAGTCGCAGACAACATTCTGACGAACGCGATCAAGTACTCACCGGAAGGCGGCACGATCACCGTTCGGACGATGCTCCGAGCAAAACGGATCGTCATCAGCATCAAGGATGAGGGTGTCGGGATTCCGAAAGCGAATCTCCAAAAAATCTTTGAACGCTTCTATCGTGTTGATAAAGCCCGTGCCCGTAAAATCGGCGGAACCGGTCTTGGTCTGTCGATTGCGAAAGACGTCGTTTCGGCACATGGTGGCGACATCTGGGCAGAAAGTGAATGGGGACGCGGCACGACGATTTACTTCACGCTTCCGTATGAGGTGATCGAAGAGGTGGATGCCGGATGA
- the yycH gene encoding two-component system activity regulator YycH: protein MKKQHWSSLLLVLLVAGSIAQTAMLWTYHPSSESIEREQVSFNEIDASKTIESNQLINPELLVYTDQEGIYQTQIIGRTFLNRIGASFNIGVLVLTDKANNIPVGDRSVEMIFPTPISATILEELLGEKQIAFSEPIKRLYLLDYDGPILRLESATGRLKDFKLVGDETVLKRLFAHDKKKPMTRVEFKGGDYTYVASGTTRLEQVFVYDEVGQSPKPLDRIRSAFFAENSNVQQIKSRDDLDVLTDGVSVSTYDRNYNVYRFNTLSPNTQSSTVDYSTLVSYVNIHGGWLDQDTQRSGFRYYFDQMSKKDDEQTATFRLYLNRYPVFGESGPLLEQTKFDLATLKIMYEENQVRSLSRSMLRAKRKLILREETVPAVETVLERLKRADLLTEISGIRIGYEMTYKISTSRYAVFEPTWFIKIDGVWQSINQAVGNEG, encoded by the coding sequence ATGAAGAAACAACACTGGAGTTCGCTGTTACTCGTTCTGCTCGTTGCCGGTTCGATCGCTCAGACAGCGATGCTCTGGACCTATCATCCAAGCAGTGAATCGATCGAGCGGGAACAGGTCTCGTTCAACGAGATTGATGCCTCGAAGACGATTGAAAGCAACCAACTGATTAATCCAGAACTACTCGTCTATACGGATCAGGAAGGGATCTATCAGACGCAAATCATCGGTCGGACCTTCCTCAACCGAATCGGTGCGTCGTTTAACATCGGTGTCCTTGTCCTGACCGATAAAGCAAATAATATTCCAGTCGGTGACCGAAGCGTCGAGATGATTTTTCCGACGCCAATCAGTGCGACGATTCTTGAAGAGTTACTCGGAGAAAAACAAATCGCCTTTTCGGAACCGATCAAACGGCTCTATTTACTCGATTATGATGGACCAATCCTCCGTCTCGAGTCGGCGACCGGTCGCCTGAAAGACTTCAAGCTCGTCGGCGATGAGACGGTTCTGAAGCGACTGTTCGCGCATGATAAGAAAAAACCGATGACACGCGTCGAGTTCAAAGGTGGCGATTATACGTATGTCGCGAGCGGTACGACACGTCTGGAGCAAGTCTTCGTCTACGACGAGGTCGGGCAATCGCCCAAACCACTCGACCGCATCCGCAGTGCCTTTTTTGCGGAGAATTCGAACGTCCAGCAAATCAAGAGTCGGGACGATCTCGATGTTTTGACGGACGGCGTCAGTGTTTCGACGTATGACCGAAACTACAATGTGTACCGCTTCAATACGTTATCGCCGAACACCCAAAGCTCGACCGTCGATTACAGCACCCTCGTTAGCTATGTCAATATTCATGGGGGCTGGCTTGATCAAGATACGCAACGCAGTGGCTTCCGCTATTACTTCGATCAGATGAGTAAGAAGGATGATGAACAGACAGCAACGTTCCGGTTGTACTTGAACCGCTATCCGGTGTTCGGAGAGAGCGGTCCGCTACTCGAACAGACGAAGTTCGATCTTGCGACACTTAAGATCATGTATGAGGAAAATCAAGTCCGGTCACTCAGTCGTAGCATGCTTCGGGCGAAGCGGAAGCTCATCCTTCGGGAAGAGACGGTACCGGCTGTTGAAACGGTCCTCGAACGTCTCAAGCGCGCCGATCTCCTGACAGAGATCAGTGGAATCCGGATCGGATATGAGATGACGTATAAGATTTCAACGAGTCGCTACGCCGTTTTTGAGCCAACATGGTTCATTAAGATTGATGGTGTCTGGCAATCGATCAATCAAGCTGTCGGGAATGAGGGGTGA
- a CDS encoding two-component system regulatory protein YycI: MDWSKAKTLLMLTFLILNVYLAIQLMDRMVEPRIVATSATGKSILKDRQIDEKKLQPVTRDIGYLTAEVDARTLAPLASSPIRDAVASVKNDVEWSVRLTKPYQLEAKTMRDSASSFVQASVRYGAEYTFWKYDSKYQEMTFVQTYKGQPLYSTPQQSREDDAMIGPSLLVLQLNDAKEIVSYKQRHLNKVVRQAQDVTLLSASEAIVQLSEQGLFPASKRLTSHKLGYFCLVTEGTESVQILPPTWQIELDNEEVYFVNAIDGGVQTVERLDTVSKK, from the coding sequence ATGGACTGGAGTAAAGCGAAGACCTTATTGATGCTGACCTTTTTGATCCTGAACGTCTACCTCGCCATTCAATTGATGGACCGGATGGTCGAGCCGCGGATCGTCGCAACGAGCGCGACCGGTAAATCAATCTTGAAGGATCGCCAAATCGATGAGAAGAAACTGCAGCCGGTCACGCGTGACATCGGTTATTTAACAGCCGAAGTCGACGCGCGGACGCTGGCACCACTTGCGAGTTCACCGATTCGTGACGCGGTCGCCTCCGTCAAAAATGATGTCGAGTGGTCGGTTCGTCTAACGAAACCGTATCAACTCGAAGCGAAGACGATGCGGGATTCCGCCTCATCATTCGTGCAAGCATCAGTCCGGTACGGCGCCGAATATACATTTTGGAAGTATGATAGTAAGTATCAGGAGATGACATTCGTTCAGACGTATAAAGGACAACCGCTCTATTCGACACCACAACAATCGCGTGAAGATGACGCGATGATTGGACCGTCCTTACTTGTCTTGCAGCTGAATGATGCGAAGGAAATCGTCAGCTACAAACAACGCCACTTGAACAAGGTCGTCCGTCAAGCACAGGACGTGACGTTATTATCGGCAAGTGAAGCCATCGTCCAGTTGTCGGAACAAGGCTTGTTCCCGGCATCGAAGCGGTTAACGAGTCACAAGCTCGGGTATTTCTGTCTCGTCACGGAAGGAACGGAATCAGTCCAAATCCTACCGCCGACGTGGCAAATCGAACTCGATAATGAAGAAGTCTACTTCGTCAATGCGATTGACGGCGGTGTCCAGACCGTCGAACGATTGGATACAGTCTCAAAGAAATGA
- a CDS encoding MBL fold metallo-hydrolase, with amino-acid sequence MSLHYSVMASGSTGNALYIESEQTRLLVDAGLTGKAMLALFDQIDRSPHGIDGLFVTHEHSDHIKGVGIMARKYNIPLYANEKTWAAMEAKIGKIDPALKFLWEVGEIKQFGDIEVESFNVSHDAADPMFFQFAHEGKRLAHITDTGYVSDRMKGVIRGADAYIFEANHDIGMLQMGHYPWSVKRRILGDYGHVSNEDAAIAMSEVLDDRTKRIHMAHLSKDNNMKELARMSVSQTLASRDVDLSKIQLLDTDPVIPTPLLKL; translated from the coding sequence ATGAGCCTACACTACAGCGTCATGGCCAGTGGCTCGACGGGGAACGCCCTCTATATCGAAAGTGAACAGACCCGTTTGCTCGTCGACGCGGGACTGACCGGCAAGGCGATGCTCGCCTTGTTCGACCAGATCGATCGGTCACCGCATGGCATCGATGGTCTGTTCGTCACCCATGAGCACTCCGACCATATCAAAGGCGTCGGCATCATGGCACGCAAGTACAATATTCCGCTCTATGCCAATGAAAAGACGTGGGCGGCGATGGAAGCGAAGATCGGCAAAATCGATCCGGCGCTTAAGTTCCTCTGGGAAGTCGGAGAGATCAAGCAGTTCGGTGACATCGAAGTTGAATCGTTCAACGTCAGTCACGATGCGGCGGACCCGATGTTCTTCCAGTTCGCCCATGAAGGAAAACGATTGGCACACATTACGGATACCGGGTACGTCTCGGACCGGATGAAAGGTGTCATTCGCGGCGCCGATGCCTATATTTTTGAAGCGAACCATGATATCGGCATGCTTCAGATGGGACATTATCCGTGGAGCGTCAAACGGCGGATCCTCGGCGATTACGGACACGTCTCGAACGAGGACGCGGCGATCGCGATGAGCGAGGTCCTTGATGACCGGACGAAACGGATCCACATGGCCCACTTGAGCAAGGATAATAACATGAAGGAACTCGCCCGGATGAGCGTCTCCCAGACGCTCGCAAGCCGTGACGTCGATCTGAGTAAGATTCAGCTCCTCGACACGGACCCGGTCATTCCAACGCCACTCCTGAAGCTTTGA
- a CDS encoding S1C family serine protease: MDRPEEPRNESEQHESSSDESGFPPRQPATSEPVSPYREPYEEQPEPPRRRGAGKAFFVGLIGGIVGALLIALVAWPFVRDEMTSPTPVSSTTAEQTATQTTEDEADIVGAVGKTKEAVVSVTNLQSSFQGTDQETGAGSGVIYKKDGNKAYVVTNYHVVEGASRLSVTLSDGTALEAKVLGEDPTYDLAVLSIDSSKVTQVVKLGDSDTLRAGETVLAIGNPLGIFANSVTRGVISAQERTVPVDTNKDGQQDFNTEVIQTDAAINPGNSGGALINTAGQLIGINSMKIAEASVEGVGFAIPINEALPIMRDLEQNGEVVRPQLGIQIRDVQEFPSGYREDRLKLPNDVTKGIVVVGLTRNSGAEKAGMKANDVIVEINGKEIASFADLKSVLYRDAKVGETVKVTFYRGGEKQTADVKLSAQSQTVQ; the protein is encoded by the coding sequence ATGGATCGACCGGAAGAACCACGGAACGAATCCGAACAGCATGAATCATCATCCGATGAGAGCGGCTTCCCGCCCCGTCAGCCGGCAACGAGCGAACCGGTCAGCCCTTATCGTGAACCATATGAAGAACAACCAGAACCACCGCGTCGTCGCGGTGCCGGAAAAGCCTTTTTCGTTGGTCTAATCGGCGGAATCGTCGGAGCCTTGTTGATTGCGCTCGTCGCGTGGCCGTTCGTCCGTGATGAGATGACGAGTCCGACTCCCGTTTCGTCGACGACAGCGGAACAGACTGCGACACAGACGACAGAAGATGAAGCCGACATCGTCGGTGCTGTCGGTAAGACGAAGGAAGCCGTCGTGAGCGTAACGAACCTTCAGAGCTCGTTTCAAGGAACGGATCAGGAAACGGGTGCGGGGTCCGGCGTCATCTATAAAAAAGACGGGAATAAAGCCTACGTCGTTACGAACTACCACGTCGTTGAAGGCGCAAGCCGCTTGTCTGTCACGTTATCCGACGGAACAGCACTCGAGGCAAAAGTCCTCGGGGAAGATCCGACGTATGATTTAGCGGTCCTGTCGATCGATTCATCGAAAGTGACACAAGTCGTAAAACTTGGGGATTCGGATACATTACGTGCCGGCGAAACGGTGCTTGCGATCGGAAATCCACTCGGAATCTTTGCAAACTCAGTCACACGAGGTGTCATCAGTGCGCAGGAACGGACGGTTCCAGTCGATACGAACAAGGATGGACAGCAAGACTTCAATACGGAAGTCATCCAAACCGATGCAGCAATCAACCCAGGTAACTCGGGTGGAGCGCTCATCAACACAGCTGGTCAATTGATTGGAATCAACTCGATGAAGATTGCGGAAGCGAGCGTCGAAGGAGTCGGATTTGCGATTCCAATCAACGAAGCGTTACCGATCATGCGTGATCTCGAGCAAAACGGTGAAGTTGTTCGTCCACAGCTTGGAATTCAGATTCGCGACGTGCAGGAATTCCCAAGCGGATACCGCGAAGATCGGTTGAAATTGCCGAATGATGTCACGAAAGGAATCGTCGTCGTCGGTCTGACGCGTAATAGCGGAGCCGAAAAAGCGGGAATGAAAGCGAACGATGTCATCGTTGAAATCAATGGTAAAGAAATCGCGTCCTTCGCTGATCTGAAAAGTGTCCTCTACCGGGATGCAAAAGTCGGTGAAACGGTCAAAGTCACGTTTTACCGGGGCGGCGAAAAACAGACAGCAGATGTGAAGTTGTCGGCTCAGTCACAAACTGTTCAGTAA
- a CDS encoding CxxH/CxxC protein, which produces MDKYVCLEHVELALDEIVDETEQYPILDQLNPEKNITCEYCEATATYLVSSKK; this is translated from the coding sequence GTGGATAAGTACGTTTGTTTAGAACATGTTGAGCTTGCACTTGACGAAATCGTGGATGAAACAGAACAATACCCGATTCTCGATCAGCTAAATCCAGAAAAAAACATCACCTGTGAATACTGCGAGGCAACGGCAACATATCTTGTGTCAAGCAAAAAATAA
- the rlmH gene encoding 23S rRNA (pseudouridine(1915)-N(3))-methyltransferase RlmH, whose translation MQITIITVGKLKEKYLKQGIAEYTKRLGAYCSIQEIEVADEKAPEQLSEAEMAQVKKKEGERILAKIGPDVHVLALAIEGKQRTSEQFAKELDQLATYGKSKIAFVIGGSLGLAPEVMQRANDTISFSKMTFPHQLMKMILCEQIYRAYRINRNEPYHK comes from the coding sequence ATGCAAATTACCATTATTACGGTCGGAAAGTTAAAAGAGAAGTATTTGAAGCAAGGCATCGCCGAATATACGAAGCGTCTCGGCGCGTACTGTTCGATCCAAGAAATCGAGGTCGCGGACGAAAAGGCACCGGAGCAGTTGAGTGAAGCGGAGATGGCACAAGTAAAGAAAAAAGAGGGCGAACGGATTTTAGCAAAGATCGGACCGGACGTTCATGTCCTTGCACTTGCTATCGAAGGAAAACAACGGACGAGTGAACAGTTCGCAAAAGAACTCGATCAACTCGCGACGTACGGCAAGAGCAAAATTGCTTTCGTCATCGGCGGCTCGCTTGGTCTCGCACCAGAAGTGATGCAGCGTGCGAATGATACGATCTCGTTTTCAAAGATGACATTCCCGCATCAATTGATGAAGATGATCCTCTGTGAACAGATTTATCGGGCGTATCGGATTAATCGGAATGAACCGTATCATAAATAA